A portion of the Faecalibacterium sp. I3-3-89 genome contains these proteins:
- the recN gene encoding DNA repair protein RecN: MLSSLQIENVAVIQKANVHFEKGLNVLTGETGAGKSILIDSINAILGNRASKDLVRTGAAKAVIRAAFEDVPPSVLDSLEKAGYERSEALLLSREITAEGKSTCRINGMPATAAVLRELCGGLININGQHDSVGLLNPARHEGILDAYAQNSAEYQAYYAIYRELVGVKKTLDAMITDEGEKQRRIDLLSYQVQEIDDAALTAGEEQTLESRRKVLANASTIRDRIAQCYALLSGGDEAPGAVDLLGEASNAVDAAAQLDGELSAGAGQLLDLYYTAKDVAADLIGRLDAYDTNDAELDEIEQRIDLIYKLRRKYGDTVEDILAFGERARQELEMIQSSQERVEHLQKEQRRLYTLAREKAELLTQTRLRAFEELNKRISDTLDFLNMPGVRMTLRHTRGPLASHGQDSIEFYISTNPGEAPKPLAKIASGGELSRITLAIKNAMADKDAVPTVIYDEIDSGVSGKAASRIGEVLRQSAEGHQILCITHTAQIAALADCHLLIQKNITNERTYTEIHPLDENGRVEALARLISGDHVTELSLANAREMLGWSAGK, encoded by the coding sequence ATGCTGAGCAGCCTGCAGATCGAAAATGTTGCAGTTATCCAGAAAGCCAATGTCCATTTTGAAAAGGGCCTCAATGTCCTGACCGGTGAGACGGGCGCAGGCAAATCCATCCTCATCGACTCCATCAACGCTATTCTGGGCAACCGCGCCTCCAAGGATCTCGTGCGCACCGGTGCGGCCAAGGCTGTCATCCGGGCTGCATTTGAGGATGTGCCGCCTTCCGTCCTTGACAGTCTGGAAAAGGCAGGCTACGAGCGCTCCGAAGCGCTGCTGCTCAGCCGCGAGATCACCGCCGAGGGCAAGAGCACCTGCCGCATCAACGGGATGCCTGCCACCGCCGCTGTCCTGCGGGAGCTTTGCGGCGGACTTATCAACATCAATGGCCAGCACGACTCGGTGGGTCTGCTGAATCCAGCCCGGCATGAGGGCATTCTGGACGCTTACGCCCAGAACAGCGCGGAATATCAGGCATACTATGCCATCTATCGGGAGCTGGTGGGGGTCAAGAAAACGCTGGACGCCATGATCACCGACGAGGGCGAAAAGCAGCGCCGCATCGACCTGCTGAGCTATCAGGTGCAGGAGATCGACGATGCGGCGTTGACGGCAGGGGAGGAGCAGACGCTGGAAAGCCGCCGCAAGGTGCTGGCGAATGCTTCCACCATCCGGGACCGCATTGCCCAGTGTTACGCGCTGCTCTCGGGCGGCGACGAAGCCCCCGGTGCCGTTGACCTTCTGGGCGAAGCCTCCAACGCCGTGGATGCAGCGGCCCAGCTCGACGGAGAGCTGTCTGCCGGTGCGGGCCAGCTGCTCGACCTCTATTACACCGCAAAGGATGTCGCCGCCGACCTCATCGGCCGTCTGGACGCTTACGACACCAACGACGCAGAGCTGGACGAGATCGAGCAGCGCATCGATCTTATCTACAAGCTCCGGCGGAAATACGGCGATACAGTAGAGGACATCCTCGCGTTTGGCGAGCGGGCACGGCAGGAGCTGGAGATGATACAGTCCTCGCAGGAGAGGGTGGAGCATCTGCAGAAGGAGCAGCGCCGTCTCTATACCCTCGCGCGGGAAAAGGCGGAGCTTCTGACCCAGACCCGGCTGAGGGCGTTTGAAGAGCTGAACAAGCGCATCTCTGACACATTGGACTTTCTGAATATGCCGGGCGTGCGGATGACGCTCCGCCATACGCGGGGGCCGCTGGCCAGTCACGGACAGGACAGCATCGAGTTTTATATCTCTACGAACCCCGGCGAAGCCCCGAAGCCTCTGGCAAAGATCGCCTCAGGCGGCGAGCTGAGCCGTATCACCCTCGCCATCAAGAATGCGATGGCCGACAAGGACGCTGTGCCGACCGTCATCTACGACGAGATCGACAGCGGCGTTTCCGGCAAGGCGGCCAGCCGCATCGGTGAGGTGCTGCGCCAGAGTGCCGAGGGTCATCAGATCCTTTGCATCACCCACACGGCTCAGATCGCTGCGCTGGCAGACTGCCATCTGCTCATCCAGAAGAACATCACGAATGAGCGTACCTATACCGAGATCCACCCGCTGGACGAGAATGGACGGGTGGAGGCGCTGGCCCGCCTCATCTCCGGCGACCATGTCACAGAGCTTTCGCTGGCCAACGCCCGAGAAATGCTGGGCTGGAGCGCCGGGAAATAA
- a CDS encoding arginine repressor: MGRNNPAESKGKAERQQTILRLIQENPISRQEVLLEHLRQEGFEVTQATISRDIREMCLVKAATADGYRYVSSHNESLNPKMQGRFETIFRESVLGVDFAGHVVLVKCYSGMANAACEVFDALKWKNVVGTLSGDDTFLIVARSERDAKTICSELTRHIGQK; the protein is encoded by the coding sequence ATGGGCCGAAACAATCCAGCTGAGTCAAAAGGAAAGGCGGAACGTCAGCAGACGATCCTCCGACTGATCCAGGAGAACCCCATCAGCCGTCAGGAGGTGCTGCTTGAGCACCTGCGTCAGGAGGGCTTCGAGGTGACACAGGCGACTATTTCCCGGGACATCCGGGAAATGTGTCTCGTCAAAGCCGCCACCGCAGACGGCTACCGCTATGTTTCCAGCCACAACGAAAGCCTCAACCCCAAGATGCAGGGCCGGTTCGAGACGATCTTCCGCGAGTCGGTGCTGGGTGTGGATTTTGCCGGGCATGTCGTGCTGGTAAAATGCTATTCCGGCATGGCGAACGCCGCCTGTGAAGTGTTCGACGCCCTGAAGTGGAAAAATGTCGTCGGCACCCTTTCTGGCGATGATACGTTCCTGATCGTGGCCCGTTCGGAGCGGGACGCCAAGACCATCTGTTCGGAACTGACCCGTCACATCGGGCAGAAATAA